A genomic region of bacterium contains the following coding sequences:
- a CDS encoding OmpA family protein, with translation MQRRFFGQVMTTLLTVLLAGALGTGCALFGGDDEAMDGAGSDSGFDDGSSGIGGGGDVGGGGMNGGGDGVRVADLETVYFDYDQSAIRGDQRPTLRANAEAAARHSEWRTIVVEGFCDERGSEEYNLALGERRANAVRRYLVDSGVDSTRVDTVSFGESKPAVQGHDESTYRWNRRAEFRVLQ, from the coding sequence ATGCAGCGACGATTCTTCGGACAGGTGATGACGACCTTGCTGACCGTGCTTCTGGCGGGTGCTCTTGGCACCGGCTGCGCATTGTTCGGTGGCGATGACGAGGCCATGGACGGTGCCGGCTCGGACAGCGGCTTCGACGATGGCAGCTCCGGCATTGGCGGCGGCGGCGATGTCGGCGGCGGAGGCATGAACGGCGGCGGAGATGGCGTCCGCGTGGCGGATCTCGAGACGGTCTACTTCGATTACGACCAGTCCGCGATCCGTGGCGATCAGCGTCCGACCCTTCGCGCCAATGCGGAAGCCGCAGCTCGCCACTCCGAGTGGCGGACCATCGTGGTCGAGGGCTTCTGCGACGAACGCGGCAGCGAGGAGTACAATCTCGCGCTGGGTGAGCGCCGGGCCAACGCGGTGAGGCGCTACCTGGTCGATTCCGGCGTGGATTCGACCCGTGTGGACACGGTGAGCTTCGGTGAGAGCAAGCCGGCGGTGCAGGGACACGATGAGTCGACCTACCGCTGGAACCGCCGGGCCGAATTCCGCGTCCTGCAGTAG
- a CDS encoding beta-ketoacyl-[acyl-carrier-protein] synthase family protein, whose product MSDSHRVVVTGLGVIAPNANGAQEFELALRKGKSGLRVDESMQEAKLACHVSGVPQGTDELVEASFDEELQLSMNSAHRFAALASVEAWQDAGLAVPDASDDIVHWDTGAVIGTGVGGIDTMAERVVPLVNAGKVRRIGSTGVEQVMSSGVSARVSGILALGNAVTTNSAACATGVEAIVMGADRIRRGLATRMVCGGVEGASVYIWAGFDAMRVLCRGFNDEPEKASRPMSASAAGFIPGSGAGIVVLESLESAEQRGARIHAEVLGGATNCGGHRMGGSMTSPNPESVRRCIRAALEDGGVARDEIDAISGHLTATGADPREIACWAAALERQPESLPAITSTKSLIGHALGAAGAIEAVAAIQMVRDGFVHASINCEDVHAEIEPYAASIPHETLEAPGLRTMIKAGFGFGDVNAALVLRHCEI is encoded by the coding sequence ATGAGCGACTCGCATCGTGTCGTCGTGACCGGCCTGGGCGTGATCGCACCCAATGCCAACGGTGCCCAGGAATTCGAGTTGGCCCTGCGCAAGGGCAAGAGCGGCCTTCGGGTCGACGAGTCCATGCAGGAGGCCAAACTGGCCTGTCATGTCTCGGGTGTTCCGCAGGGGACCGACGAGCTGGTCGAGGCCAGCTTCGATGAGGAACTCCAGCTTTCCATGAACAGCGCCCACCGCTTCGCGGCGCTGGCATCCGTCGAAGCCTGGCAGGATGCCGGCCTGGCGGTCCCCGATGCCTCGGACGACATCGTCCATTGGGATACGGGCGCTGTGATCGGAACCGGTGTGGGCGGCATCGACACGATGGCCGAGCGTGTGGTTCCCCTGGTCAACGCCGGCAAGGTGCGGCGCATCGGCTCGACGGGTGTCGAGCAGGTGATGAGCAGCGGCGTTTCGGCGCGCGTGTCGGGCATCCTGGCCCTTGGCAATGCGGTGACGACGAATTCGGCCGCATGCGCTACCGGCGTGGAAGCCATCGTGATGGGTGCCGATCGCATCCGCCGTGGCCTGGCGACGCGAATGGTATGCGGCGGTGTCGAAGGTGCCAGTGTCTATATCTGGGCCGGGTTCGATGCGATGCGCGTCTTGTGCCGCGGCTTCAACGACGAACCCGAAAAAGCCTCGCGGCCGATGAGCGCTTCCGCCGCCGGTTTCATCCCCGGCTCCGGCGCCGGCATCGTCGTGCTCGAAAGCCTCGAGAGTGCCGAACAACGAGGGGCGAGAATCCACGCCGAAGTCCTCGGCGGCGCCACCAATTGCGGTGGTCATCGGATGGGCGGCAGCATGACATCGCCCAACCCGGAGAGTGTACGTCGCTGCATACGCGCAGCGCTCGAAGATGGCGGCGTCGCAAGGGACGAGATCGACGCGATCAGTGGCCACTTGACCGCCACGGGGGCCGACCCCCGGGAGATCGCTTGTTGGGCGGCTGCCCTCGAGCGGCAACCCGAAAGCCTGCCGGCCATCACGTCGACGAAATCGTTGATTGGCCATGCCCTCGGCGCGGCGGGTGCGATCGAGGCCGTGGCAGCCATCCAGATGGTGCGCGACGGCTTCGTCCATGCATCGATCAACTGCGAGGATGTCCACGCGGAGATCGAACCCTACGCCGCTTCGATCCCCCACGAGACCCTCGAAGCGCCTGGCCTGCGCACGATGATCAAGGCAGGCTTCGGCTTTGGTGACGTGAACGCGGCGCTCGTGCTGCGTCATTGCGAAATCTGA
- a CDS encoding 4-phosphopantetheinyl transferase family protein — translation MIGNDVVDLGDPEVQAAGRHPRWDARVFSARELETLRASGAPDRLRWIFWAAKEAAYKVARKLDRCTVFSPPRFEVQLDATLRGHVHHPAGTLPVRVDEAKDRLHAIASDEEPGESELLEQVVVWDGDVALAGKALRARVRRELATHLELPAEELEIDRVGRIPVVMAAGRPVDVDLSLSHHGGFVAFACDLREGSGDWWSEARS, via the coding sequence ATGATCGGCAATGACGTCGTCGATCTCGGAGATCCCGAAGTACAGGCTGCGGGCCGTCACCCGCGTTGGGATGCGCGGGTGTTCTCGGCGCGGGAGCTGGAAACGCTCCGCGCCAGTGGCGCACCGGATCGTCTGCGATGGATCTTCTGGGCGGCCAAGGAAGCGGCCTACAAAGTGGCCCGAAAACTCGACCGCTGCACGGTGTTCTCTCCGCCTCGTTTCGAAGTTCAACTCGATGCAACGCTTCGGGGGCATGTGCATCATCCAGCGGGAACGCTCCCCGTCAGAGTCGACGAGGCGAAGGATCGGCTCCATGCCATTGCAAGCGATGAAGAACCCGGCGAGAGCGAATTGCTCGAGCAGGTTGTCGTATGGGATGGTGACGTCGCGTTGGCTGGCAAGGCCTTGCGCGCGCGGGTCCGTCGCGAGCTGGCGACGCATCTCGAACTCCCGGCGGAGGAACTCGAGATCGATCGCGTCGGCCGGATCCCCGTCGTCATGGCGGCAGGTCGGCCGGTCGATGTCGATCTCTCCCTCTCTCATCACGGTGGTTTCGTTGCCTTCGCCTGTGATCTGCGTGAAGGATCAGGCGATTGGTGGAGCGAGGCGCGCTCGTGA
- a CDS encoding 3-oxoacyl-ACP reductase FabG, whose product MNDEARVALVTGAGTGIGAACARALADEGFRVAVHYRSSEVKAKEVAEKLPGAFTLRADITDPEEVDALLVELKEKAGRLDVLVNNAGYNRNGPMASMKIDDYDAVAAVARGTWYLTKRVIRRFMLRQKSGRIINITSVVGHTGNRGQSVYTMVKAGLDAMTKSLAQELAGRPILVNSVAPGFIATEMTEELPDEIRQNILDKIPQGRMGEPGEVADAVAWLATRANYVNGSVLHVNGGMYGG is encoded by the coding sequence GTGAACGACGAAGCAAGAGTCGCACTCGTAACCGGGGCGGGCACCGGTATAGGTGCCGCCTGTGCGCGCGCCCTGGCCGACGAAGGCTTTCGGGTTGCCGTGCACTATCGCTCGAGCGAAGTGAAAGCCAAGGAAGTGGCCGAGAAACTGCCTGGCGCTTTCACGCTTCGGGCGGACATCACCGATCCGGAAGAGGTCGACGCACTTCTCGTCGAGCTGAAAGAGAAGGCCGGGCGTCTCGATGTCCTGGTGAACAACGCGGGCTACAACCGCAACGGGCCCATGGCCTCGATGAAGATCGACGACTACGACGCAGTCGCCGCAGTTGCGCGGGGCACCTGGTATCTGACCAAACGGGTGATTCGCCGCTTCATGCTCCGACAGAAATCGGGCCGCATCATCAACATCACGAGCGTGGTCGGGCATACGGGAAACCGCGGCCAGTCGGTCTACACGATGGTGAAAGCCGGCCTCGACGCGATGACGAAATCCCTCGCCCAGGAACTCGCGGGTCGGCCGATCCTGGTGAACTCGGTCGCTCCGGGCTTCATCGCGACCGAGATGACCGAGGAACTGCCGGACGAGATCCGCCAGAACATCCTCGACAAGATCCCCCAGGGCAGGATGGGTGAGCCTGGAGAAGTCGCGGATGCCGTCGCTTGGCTCGCTACCCGCGCCAACTACGTGAATGGAAGCGTGCTCCATGTCAACGGTGGCATGTATGGCGGATAA
- a CDS encoding beta-hydroxyacyl-ACP dehydratase has translation MADKRILTPDEVLQLVPQQPPFRFIDEILEMDDEHILASYRWDPASDFYRGHFPDNPVTPGVIMIESMAQCGMVPLALFLTYKEYGESEAQKFQTIFTECNVEFTGMARPGDRVLTLTKRVYWRRKKLKADVEMKLEDGTVICAGQLAGIGVMK, from the coding sequence ATGGCGGATAAGCGGATTCTCACTCCCGACGAGGTGCTTCAGCTGGTTCCCCAGCAACCACCCTTTCGGTTCATCGACGAGATCCTCGAGATGGACGACGAGCACATCCTCGCGTCCTATCGCTGGGATCCCGCCTCGGATTTCTATCGAGGGCACTTTCCCGACAACCCGGTGACACCCGGCGTGATCATGATCGAATCGATGGCGCAATGCGGCATGGTCCCGCTGGCGCTCTTTCTCACGTACAAGGAGTACGGCGAGTCCGAGGCGCAGAAGTTTCAGACGATCTTCACCGAGTGCAACGTAGAATTTACAGGAATGGCACGCCCCGGGGATCGCGTGCTCACCCTGACCAAGCGAGTCTACTGGCGTCGCAAGAAGCTGAAGGCTGACGTCGAGATGAAGCTCGAGGACGGCACGGTGATCTGTGCAGGCCAGCTAGCCGGCATTGGAGTGATGAAATGA
- a CDS encoding acyl carrier protein yields the protein METTEIQERVVKILTPYVKDQDALAKVSAGTNILEDLKVNSARLVDVVLAFEDEFDIEIADEDVDVVNTVGDCVGLIAEKL from the coding sequence ATGGAGACGACCGAAATTCAGGAGCGTGTGGTGAAGATCCTGACGCCCTACGTGAAGGATCAGGATGCTCTGGCAAAGGTGTCTGCAGGCACCAACATCCTGGAGGATCTGAAAGTGAACTCGGCACGCCTCGTCGATGTCGTGCTCGCCTTCGAGGACGAATTCGATATCGAGATCGCGGATGAGGACGTCGATGTGGTGAACACCGTTGGCGATTGCGTTGGGCTGATCGCCGAGAAGCTCTGA
- a CDS encoding ketoacyl-ACP synthase III, giving the protein MNLQVHGFGHFHPENEISNAFLEELDIGTNDEWILERVGIRARRTVLPLDYIRETRNKDVREAFEAAELANHELGIRAARLAIQRAGIEPEQIGMLLSGSSCPDHVTPAEAGMVAKGLGIDVPILDINSACTSFMAQLFVVAAMRPEALPDYILVVSSESLTKTVDFTDRANAVLFGDGAAAAVVSPRIPGPAQLLGSALDSNPAQAEKVVIPRAGYFAQDGRAVQMFAIKKTISGVDHLRADFAEDDRTFQFAGHQANMRVLQQVCQRCDIPPEFHHHNVELHGNTGSASCPSAVSMSWEKFGPRDDVAMVAVGGGLSWSRALLRFGTSGDVS; this is encoded by the coding sequence GTGAACCTCCAGGTTCATGGCTTCGGGCATTTCCATCCCGAGAACGAGATCTCGAATGCCTTTCTCGAGGAACTCGACATCGGAACCAACGACGAGTGGATCCTCGAGCGGGTGGGCATCCGGGCGCGCCGCACGGTGCTACCGCTCGACTATATCCGTGAGACCCGCAACAAGGATGTTCGTGAGGCATTCGAAGCGGCGGAGCTGGCCAACCACGAATTGGGTATACGCGCCGCCCGTCTGGCGATCCAGCGCGCCGGAATCGAGCCCGAGCAGATCGGCATGCTCCTCTCTGGAAGCTCTTGCCCTGATCACGTGACGCCGGCCGAGGCCGGCATGGTCGCCAAGGGGCTCGGCATCGATGTGCCGATCCTCGATATCAATTCCGCCTGTACCAGCTTCATGGCCCAGCTCTTCGTCGTCGCCGCCATGCGCCCCGAAGCCCTTCCCGACTACATCCTCGTCGTCTCGAGCGAGTCCCTCACCAAGACTGTCGATTTCACGGATCGCGCCAATGCCGTTCTGTTCGGAGATGGGGCTGCTGCCGCTGTGGTGTCACCGCGGATTCCGGGGCCTGCACAGTTGCTCGGTTCGGCGTTGGATTCGAATCCGGCCCAGGCCGAGAAGGTGGTGATTCCCCGAGCAGGCTATTTCGCGCAGGATGGGCGCGCCGTACAGATGTTCGCGATCAAGAAGACGATCTCAGGCGTCGATCATCTGCGGGCAGATTTCGCCGAGGACGACCGCACTTTCCAATTCGCGGGCCACCAGGCCAACATGCGTGTCCTGCAGCAGGTCTGTCAGCGCTGTGACATTCCACCGGAGTTCCACCATCACAACGTGGAGCTGCACGGCAACACGGGCTCGGCGAGTTGCCCTTCGGCCGTTTCGATGAGTTGGGAAAAGTTCGGTCCGCGGGACGATGTCGCCATGGTGGCGGTCGGTGGTGGCCTCAGCTGGAGTCGCGCGCTTCTCCGCTTCGGCACTTCGGGAGACGTATCGTGA
- a CDS encoding SDR family oxidoreductase gives MQVLSGRVAVVTGAGSGIGRAIALQLSECGASVGLIGRTAERLLSVAKEAKGETCVAPADVADRAALDSAFSTIRAQLGPMHLVVANAGIGGPNLPDAREDRWHEIVRTNLDGAYFTLRAFERHLATGDEPKHAIVISSCVARFGVPGISAYSAAKAGQLGLVRSLAAELAPKQVRVNAICPGWVETSMAEERMTELGGNEARSYADMREQLLAEVPLRRISAPEEIAGLALFLVSPAGVGFTGQALDPNNGAWMG, from the coding sequence ATGCAGGTTCTGAGTGGACGGGTGGCGGTCGTGACCGGTGCGGGCAGCGGGATCGGACGGGCCATTGCCCTTCAGCTCTCCGAGTGCGGTGCCAGCGTAGGTTTGATCGGGAGAACTGCCGAGCGCCTTCTCAGCGTCGCGAAGGAAGCCAAGGGAGAGACCTGCGTGGCCCCCGCGGACGTTGCGGATCGTGCGGCTCTCGATTCCGCGTTTTCGACGATTCGGGCGCAGCTCGGTCCCATGCATCTGGTCGTCGCGAATGCGGGTATCGGCGGCCCCAATCTTCCGGATGCGCGTGAGGATCGCTGGCACGAGATCGTTCGCACCAACCTGGACGGCGCCTACTTCACCCTCCGGGCCTTCGAGCGGCATCTGGCGACAGGCGACGAACCGAAGCACGCAATCGTCATCTCGTCGTGCGTGGCCCGTTTCGGCGTCCCAGGCATTTCGGCCTACAGCGCTGCGAAGGCAGGCCAGCTCGGACTGGTTCGCTCGTTGGCAGCTGAGCTGGCGCCCAAACAGGTGCGGGTCAACGCGATCTGTCCCGGTTGGGTCGAGACTTCGATGGCAGAAGAGCGCATGACCGAGCTCGGTGGCAACGAGGCCCGGAGCTACGCAGACATGCGCGAGCAACTCCTCGCGGAGGTTCCCCTTCGGCGCATCAGCGCGCCCGAAGAGATCGCCGGGCTCGCCCTGTTCCTGGTTTCACCGGCAGGTGTGGGATTTACGGGGCAGGCTCTGGATCCCAACAATGGCGCCTGGATGGGCTAG
- a CDS encoding SDR family oxidoreductase: MSNLGNQFGSDDWGVILGGSSGFGLATAHKLAAHGMNLCVIHRDRRGAMKRIEPEFEKIRGTGVELITHNADALSAEKRDELTQTLAQAMGEGGRVRMLLHSIAFGNLKLLVPEKKPEQSGAARLAAAIGVDEEKLREAADQLFEEGVDEMAEIASAPVYSDRWYLDAEDFARTIYSMGTSMIDWVQVLHERSLFAEDARVFGLTSEGNAVAWKGYAAVAAAKVALESVARSVAVEYAPYGVRCNVLQPGVTHTPAQAAIPGDVHMRAHARLRNPYRRLTTPQDVANVVYLMCQPEAAWINGEVIRIDGGEHISGGTA; the protein is encoded by the coding sequence GTGAGCAATCTTGGTAACCAGTTCGGTTCAGACGACTGGGGCGTCATCCTCGGCGGCTCGAGCGGCTTTGGCCTTGCGACGGCCCACAAGCTTGCGGCCCACGGTATGAACCTCTGCGTCATCCATCGCGATCGGCGCGGTGCGATGAAGCGCATCGAACCGGAGTTCGAGAAGATTCGCGGCACCGGCGTCGAGCTCATCACCCACAACGCGGATGCCCTCTCTGCCGAGAAGCGCGATGAGCTCACCCAGACCCTCGCGCAGGCCATGGGCGAGGGCGGGCGGGTACGCATGCTGCTCCACTCCATCGCGTTCGGAAACCTGAAGCTCCTCGTACCCGAGAAGAAGCCCGAGCAATCCGGTGCGGCGCGTCTTGCGGCTGCCATCGGCGTCGACGAAGAGAAGCTACGCGAAGCCGCAGACCAGCTCTTCGAGGAAGGCGTCGACGAGATGGCGGAGATCGCCTCGGCGCCCGTCTACTCGGATCGTTGGTACCTGGATGCCGAGGATTTCGCGCGAACAATCTACAGCATGGGCACGAGCATGATCGACTGGGTGCAAGTGCTCCACGAGCGCTCGCTCTTTGCCGAGGATGCCCGGGTGTTCGGCCTGACGAGCGAAGGAAATGCCGTAGCCTGGAAAGGCTATGCGGCGGTCGCGGCGGCCAAGGTGGCACTCGAATCCGTCGCGCGTTCCGTTGCCGTCGAGTACGCGCCCTACGGAGTGCGCTGCAACGTGCTGCAGCCTGGAGTGACCCACACGCCGGCCCAGGCCGCCATCCCTGGCGACGTGCACATGCGCGCCCATGCCCGCTTGCGCAATCCCTACCGCAGGCTGACGACACCGCAGGACGTTGCGAACGTCGTCTACCTGATGTGTCAGCCAGAAGCCGCGTGGATCAATGGGGAAGTGATTCGCATCGACGGCGGAGAGCATATCTCCGGGGGGACGGCGTGA
- a CDS encoding 1-acyl-sn-glycerol-3-phosphate acyltransferase yields MPNVLEASDRRALLTQLGISRGLSLLWIPMFTGIMAFAMRWRLVGADRVRREYARLRSESDAPVLVCANHLTMLDSFAITWALGGMGAFLRHFNWLPWNTPEETNFASTLWKRVLVYLLKCVPVKRGSDRAEVAKTLDRVGFLLARGESVLIFPEGGRSRTGRVDQESAAYGVGRLVSSIPGCRVFCVYLRGRKQESWADSPRPGDVFDVYSSVLEPKTDHEGLRGSVEIAQQIVGRLAEMETRHFDDRQ; encoded by the coding sequence GTGCCGAACGTGCTCGAGGCGAGTGATCGCCGCGCGCTACTGACCCAACTGGGGATCAGTCGAGGGCTCTCGCTCCTCTGGATCCCCATGTTCACAGGGATCATGGCTTTCGCGATGCGGTGGCGGCTGGTTGGGGCGGATCGCGTACGGCGGGAGTACGCCCGGCTGCGCAGCGAGTCGGATGCGCCCGTTCTCGTGTGCGCAAATCACCTGACCATGCTCGATTCCTTCGCGATCACCTGGGCCCTGGGTGGAATGGGCGCGTTCCTTCGCCACTTCAACTGGCTGCCCTGGAACACGCCGGAAGAAACGAACTTCGCCTCTACCTTGTGGAAGCGGGTTCTCGTCTACCTTCTGAAGTGTGTGCCCGTGAAGCGTGGTTCGGATCGTGCTGAGGTAGCGAAGACGCTCGACAGGGTCGGTTTCCTGCTGGCCCGCGGAGAATCCGTACTGATTTTTCCCGAGGGCGGACGCAGTCGAACCGGGCGTGTCGATCAGGAGTCGGCGGCCTATGGCGTGGGCCGGTTGGTGAGTTCCATCCCGGGCTGCCGGGTTTTCTGCGTCTACCTGCGGGGACGCAAGCAGGAGAGCTGGGCGGACTCGCCCCGTCCGGGAGACGTCTTCGACGTGTACAGCAGTGTGCTCGAGCCGAAGACCGATCATGAAGGTCTTCGCGGTTCTGTCGAGATCGCCCAGCAGATCGTAGGGCGATTGGCGGAGATGGAAACGAGGCATTTCGATGATCGGCAATGA